From Paenibacillus sp. PK3_47, the proteins below share one genomic window:
- a CDS encoding pyridoxamine 5'-phosphate oxidase family protein, with protein MSTLNNSHQEAVETVRKLIKGIDTAMFTTISPEGLVSRPMKTQEVEFDGDLWFLTKKDTSKFDEILHDPRVNVVYADKSYVSIRGVARIVEDAAKKKEYWNAGYEAFLKTSYDDPEVILIQVHAEAAEYWKSGNLAEKATYMFKRITNQDTEQSNLNQTVELE; from the coding sequence ATGTCAACTTTGAACAACAGCCACCAGGAGGCTGTCGAGACGGTCCGCAAGCTGATCAAGGGTATTGATACGGCGATGTTCACCACGATTTCACCGGAAGGACTGGTGTCCCGCCCGATGAAGACGCAGGAGGTAGAATTTGACGGGGACCTGTGGTTTCTGACGAAGAAGGATACCAGCAAGTTTGATGAGATCCTGCACGATCCGCGGGTGAACGTCGTGTATGCCGATAAATCGTATGTCTCCATCCGCGGAGTGGCGAGAATCGTTGAGGATGCAGCGAAGAAGAAGGAATACTGGAATGCGGGATATGAAGCTTTTCTGAAGACCAGCTATGACGATCCTGAAGTCATCCTGATTCAGGTTCATGCCGAAGCTGCGGAATACTGGAAGAGCGGCAACCTGGCCGAGAAGGCAACCTATATGTTCAAACGGATTACCAATCAGGATACCGAACAGTCGAATCTCAACCAGACGGTAGAATTAGAATAG
- a CDS encoding methyl-accepting chemotaxis protein: protein MKLLRNLSIAKKLAILIIVSAAALFAIGALGLVYTNKTADESTVMHDENLIPLNTIMQIRVNVRASDAYTLEVITTTDAARTEELTGEITSAWEEIDGMIKEIEATHLREEERQLIARYHEHAESLKASRDQVLDLAVQNRNAEAYALYTQDVEAKRKLVNDTLKELQRSKLDGADAINTENQNSVKRILLIASAVCLAALLILVLLGVLISRMIVRPVKEVRRLLAEAENGDFTVKGNYVSKDEIGELTASFNKMTGKLQSIFGTVQESSHFVASTSEELSASAEQNSHASGHIAETVQELATGTEKQVDIVEDSSAAISDMAGYTRTIAENTEQMKQDALHASQMSVEGNHAISEVTLQMNSISTNVSGLFEAVNSLNERSSEIEQILNVISGISAQTNLLALNASIEAARAGEHGRGFAVVAGEVRKLAEQSNRSTGQVTELIHLIQQDTALTLHTMDKAAQEVQAGLTVVNHAGSSFQKIDQAVSRFVAQIEDISEALGKLAGGAANVNTSIGQVRDVARDSASISQNISAATEEQLASMQEIASSAQALASLADELQKIMNQFKI, encoded by the coding sequence ATGAAACTGTTAAGAAACCTCAGCATTGCCAAAAAGCTTGCCATTCTGATTATAGTAAGCGCAGCTGCCCTGTTTGCGATTGGGGCTCTGGGACTGGTATACACCAATAAAACGGCGGATGAATCCACGGTTATGCATGATGAAAATTTGATCCCGCTCAATACGATCATGCAAATCCGGGTCAATGTCAGAGCGAGCGATGCCTACACGCTTGAAGTGATTACCACTACAGATGCCGCCCGTACAGAGGAGCTGACTGGGGAAATCACTTCCGCCTGGGAAGAAATTGACGGGATGATCAAGGAGATTGAAGCCACCCATCTCAGAGAGGAAGAACGGCAGTTAATCGCCCGGTATCACGAGCATGCCGAGTCTTTGAAAGCCTCCAGAGATCAAGTCCTGGACTTGGCTGTGCAAAATAGAAATGCTGAGGCCTACGCCCTCTACACACAGGATGTGGAGGCCAAGCGCAAGCTGGTCAACGATACGTTAAAAGAACTGCAGCGTTCAAAGCTGGATGGCGCTGATGCTATAAACACTGAGAACCAGAACAGCGTCAAGCGGATCTTGCTCATTGCCTCCGCTGTTTGTCTGGCTGCCCTGCTGATTCTTGTTCTGCTTGGTGTCCTGATCTCGCGGATGATTGTCAGACCGGTGAAAGAAGTCAGACGTCTTCTGGCCGAAGCCGAAAACGGCGACTTTACGGTCAAGGGCAACTATGTATCAAAAGATGAAATCGGTGAGCTGACAGCCTCCTTCAATAAGATGACCGGAAAGCTGCAGTCTATCTTCGGTACCGTCCAGGAATCCTCACATTTTGTGGCCTCGACCTCTGAAGAGCTGAGTGCAAGCGCAGAACAGAACAGCCACGCAAGCGGACATATTGCGGAGACGGTGCAGGAGCTGGCAACTGGCACCGAGAAACAGGTGGATATCGTTGAAGACAGCTCGGCAGCCATTTCGGATATGGCCGGCTATACCCGGACAATTGCCGAAAATACCGAACAGATGAAGCAGGATGCACTGCATGCTTCGCAGATGTCTGTGGAAGGAAATCATGCAATCTCAGAAGTTACCTTGCAAATGAATTCGATCTCCACAAATGTGAGCGGACTGTTCGAAGCGGTGAACAGTCTGAACGAGCGTTCCAGTGAAATTGAGCAGATCTTAAATGTCATCTCGGGCATTTCCGCCCAGACTAATCTGCTCGCGCTGAATGCCTCCATTGAAGCAGCCAGAGCCGGGGAACACGGCCGGGGCTTTGCCGTAGTCGCCGGTGAAGTCAGAAAATTGGCTGAGCAGTCCAACAGGTCGACCGGGCAGGTGACCGAGCTCATTCATCTGATCCAGCAGGATACGGCATTAACTTTGCACACCATGGACAAGGCTGCACAGGAAGTGCAGGCCGGTCTGACCGTAGTGAACCATGCCGGAAGCTCATTCCAGAAGATCGACCAGGCGGTAAGCCGCTTCGTTGCCCAGATTGAAGACATCTCCGAAGCACTGGGCAAGCTCGCCGGCGGTGCAGCCAATGTAAATACGTCCATTGGTCAGGTAAGAGATGTAGCCAGAGATTCTGCGTCCATCTCCCAGAATATTTCTGCGGCAACTGAAGAGCAGCTGGCATCCATGCAGGAGATTGCCTCCTCGGCCCAGGCATTAGCCAGTCTTGCCGACGAGCTCCAGAAGATCATGAACCAGTTCAAAATATAG